In the genome of Phaeodactylum tricornutum CCAP 1055/1 chromosome 18, whole genome shotgun sequence, one region contains:
- a CDS encoding predicted protein — MGKSKSPAPSSSEDTTPIQETKEMSIMEDDAKKRKEEKQEKKRRKREKKEKKKRSRTSSETSITSDPSTDKMQQPAGKKRRHSSTCEERPMVESSAQEFVAKEQTSQESQFHKVTLLLFYQYVEPPWSNEVYKYALSHVEQLGKQANISGRMRIAREGLNCTLTGSRDGILTFCRSLRRWKPECFEPTEFKLTHDLPDAQRFSNLKMIPVTELVHYGLDGAKAPPIQQYHGTHLEPEDYHTKLAEDDTVVIDVRNHYEATIGHFQPPSDPSKPNGPQWIDPKMRKSTEFPVWLDDPKTKETLKGKQVLMYCTGGIRCERASALLKYKMDTDPTVKDLNIKGVYQLQGGIDKYFKAFPDGGYWQGKNYVFDKRFAHAPPVVEERKSFAQPMGKCEACLKPWDKYGGKRRCPACGVPSLICRHCMQADKDKIRKLDRFVRCDLCVEQKVFSKKEMRAKEQQQIDEYEARVGAKGLLLANRDTETKAPTNSGGTTRLFLKNMCRKSMTDDVLSEFLPGITHILWRMDRKTNQFFGQGWAEMESPEAAARAVAKSGQKVLGRPIHINYQPPDGKDAWPPPNSAVAR, encoded by the coding sequence ATGGGCAAATCCAAATCACCTGCGCCGTCGTCTTCAGAAGATACCACTCCAATTCAAGAAACCAAGGAAATGTCAATAATGGAAGACGAtgcaaagaagagaaaggaagaaaagcaggagaagaaacgaagaaaacgagagaaaaaggaaaagaaaaagcgaTCTCGGACGTCCTCGGAGACAAGCATCACCTCAGATCCCTCAACTGATAAAATGCAGCAACCAGCCGGAAAGAAACGCCGTCACTCCAGCACGTGTGAGGAACGACCGATGGTTGAATCATCTGCACAGGAGTTTGTCGCGAAAGAGCAAACAAGCCAGGAGTCGCAGTTCCATAAAGTCACTCTCTTGCTCTTTTACCAGTACGTGGAACCGCCCTGGTCTAACGAAGTGTACAAATACGCTTTATCTCACGTAGAACAGCTTGGAAAGCAAGCCAACATTAGTGGGCGTATGAGAATTGCGCGTGAAGGGCTCAACTGTACACTTACTGGCTCAAGGGATGGTATTTTGACCTTTTGTCGCTCGTTGCGTCGTTGGAAACCGGAATGCTTCGAACCGACCGAATTCAAGCTTACGCACGACCTTCCCGATGCGCAGCGCTTTTCCAATCTCAAAATGATTCCTGTTACGGAACTGGTGCATTACGGTTTGGATGGTGCCAAGGCGCCGCCGATTCAGCAATACCACGGGACGCATCTCGAGCCGGAAGACTACCATACAAAGCTGGCGGAAGATGACACGGTCGTCATTGACGTTCGTAATCATTACGAAGCGACGATTGGACATTTCCAACCACCAAGCGACCCATCAAAACCCAATGGACCGCAATGGATTGATCCGAAAATGCGCAAAAGCACAGAATTTCCAGTCTGGTTGGACGACCCtaaaacaaaagaaactcTCAAAGGAAAGCAAGTGCTCATGTATTGTACCGGTGGGATCCGTTGTGAACGTGCGTCAGCCTTGTTGAAGTATAAGATGGATACAGACCCCACGGTCAAAGACCTGAACATTAAAGGCGTGTACCAACTGCAGGGTGGCATTGACAAATACTTCAAAGCCTTTCCCGACGGTGGCTACTGGCAAGGCAAAAACTATGTTTTCGACAAGCGCTTTGCACACGCCCCTCCGGTAGTagaagaaaggaaaagtttcGCGCAGCCAATGGGAAAATGCGAAGCATGTCTGAAACCTTGGGATAAGTACGGAGGCAAGCGGCGCTGCCCAGCTTGTGGCGTTCCCAGTTTGATATGTCGACATTGTATGCAGGCAGACAAGGACAAGATTAGGAAACTGGATCGGTTTGTACGATGCGACCTCTGCGTGGAACAGAAGGTATTTTCAAAAAAGGAAATGCGGGCGAAAGAACAGCAGCAGATTGATGAATACGAGGCTCGGGTTGGGGCTAAAGGACTGTTGTTAGCAAATAGGGATACGGAGACCAAAGCGCCCACGAACTCAGGCGGTACCACGCGACTCTTTCTGAAAAACATGTGCCGGAAGAGCATGACGGACGATGTTTTGTCGGAATTTCTTCCGGGAATCACGCACATTCTTTGGCGCATGGATCGCAAAACGAATCAGTTCTTTGGACAAGGCTGGGCCGAAATGGAATCCCCGGAAGCAGCGGCTCGAGCAGTCGCGAAGTCGGGTCAAAAAGTGTTGGGCCGGCCCATTCATATAAATTACCAGCCACCTGATGGTAAAGATGCCTGGCCACCGCCGAACAGTGCTGTCGCTAGATAG
- a CDS encoding flavin-containing amine oxidase (A flavoprotein (FAD). Acts on primary amines, and usually also on some secondary and tertiary amines.) codes for MVLVVSNKKRVRMRMHRLLLAYGAFLLIAQHCFPNGVTSLSLQYTPTVATHRSRLSLANCDVQEDPESLGESKVVVVVGAGVAGLAAAWTLLQQPQQSTRGIATHSEFRDEKEHPLKVLVLEAKDRVGGRLWSVPMSQGTTTTKLGENANTSTVRQQQTNEATIVDLGGMYWHGDSPVLQHLQSCFPTFETVASGGTSQHPGRSGAQWLMYDENGNLQPLPLNEQAQIQVLYDRWDEHMCAEYATHRRQDRLLRKFMELDTPKLLSGWSQIFLEKLSVREQSLLQFQLDMAFGLDGGIPLAGHALRGLDSDWDWIQYKGEDRVSKQGMQHVMKELSDDIVAKGGTVQTEQRVTRIQYASSSLEYKVTITTESGTQYYADACIVALPLGVLKASSSVLFDPALPSRKQSTLDRAAVGALNTVAVRWNRPVCARNTTAYYLVGDKYPQNPLRNGYVCSGNLRGDDPTVTQFYLSETCFDFDDMTYWKTQALEIVQDLMPGEPKLALDDILDIKVSQWHLDPDIRGSYSAPATNTRGNMDRKRLAESVDRALFFAGEHTHYEGRYQSIDGAYETGVRAAAEVADALVDRLHHSRERGVNTAGF; via the coding sequence ATGGTTTTGGTTGTATCAAACAAGAAACGCGTACGAATGCGGATGCACAGGCTACTGCTCGCATACGGTGCGTTCTTGCTGATAGCACAGCATTGCTTTCCTAACGGCGTGACGTCGTTGTCCTTACAATATACACCGACAGTGGCAACGCACCGTTCACGTCTATCGCTTGCGAATTGCGACGTCCAAGAGGATCCGGAGAGTCTTGGCGAGTCTAAAGTGGTGGTCGTGGTGGGTGCGGGGGTGGCAGGGTTGGCCGCCGCATGGACCTTGCTGCAACAGCCGCAGCAGTCAACTAGAGGAATCGCTACGCATTCAGAATTCCGTGACGAAAAAGAGCATCCACTGAAAGTCTTGGTACTGGAAGCAAAGGATCGGGTTGGTGGAAGACTTTGGTCCGTGCCAATGAGTCAGGGCACAACTACCACGAAGCTCGGTGAAAATGCGAACACTTCGACAGTACGTCAGCAGCAGACGAACGAGGCAACCATTGTGGACCTTGGTGGCATGTACTGGCACGGCGACTCGCCCGTGCTTCAACATCTGCAAAGTTGCTTTCCGACCTTTGAAACGGTAGCTTCGGGAGGAACTTCTCAGCATCCTGGTAGAAGTGGAGCCCAATGGTTGATGTACGATGAAAATGGAAATCTACAGCCGTTACCCCTCAACGAACAAGCCCAGATTCAAGTCTTGTATGATCGTTGGGACGAGCACATGTGCGCTGAGTACGCTACTCATCGTCGTCAGGACCGTTTGCTTCGCAAATTTATGGAGCTGGATACGCCCAAGTTGTTGTCAGGCTGGTCGCAGATATTCTTAGAGAAATTGAGTGTCAGGGAACAATCCTTGCTCCAATTTCAACTCGACATGGCGTTTGGTCTCGACGGAGGCATCCCTTTGGCGGGACACGCTCTGCGGGGACTTGATAGTGATTGGGATTGGATCCAATATAAGGGTGAAGATCGAGTTTCAAAACAAGGTATGCAACACGTCATGAAGGAACTATCGGATGACATTGTAGCAAAAGGAGGCACGGTCCAAACTGAGCAACGTGTGACACGAATTCAGTACGCGTCTTCTTCACTGGAGTACAAGGTCACCATCACGACCGAATCTGGTACCCAATACTATGCCGACGCTTGTATTGTAGCGTTGCCGCTGGGTGTTCTGAAAGCATCTTCGTCGGTCCTTTTCGATCCAGCATTGCCAAGCCGCAAACAATCCACTTTGGATCGTGCGGCTGTCGGAGCTCTGAATACGGTAGCCGTACGATGGAATCGTCCAGTGTGTGCCCGAAACACAACAGCGTATTATCTGGTAGGAGACAAGTACCCGCAGAATCCATTGAGGAACGGGTATGTCTGTTCCGGAAATCTACGTGGTGACGACCCGACCGTCACGCAGTTTTACCTCTCCGAAACTTGTTTCGATTTTGACGACATGACATATTGGAAGACGCAAGCACTCGAGATTGTCCAAGATCTGATGCCTGGTGAACCAAAACTTGCTTTGGATGATATTTTGGACATCAAGGTTTCACAATGGCATTTGGATCCGGATATTCGTGGATCCTACTCAGCACCAGCTACGAATACTCGGGGTAACATGGATCGTAAGCGTTTAGCGGAATCTGTGGACCGAGCTCTATTCTTTGCTGGTGAACACACACACTATGAAGGACGCTATCAAAGTATTGATGGAGCCTACGAAACGGGAGTACGAGCTGCTGCCGAAGTTGCGGACGCCCTCGTTGATCGGTTGCATCACAGTAGGGAGCGAGGAGTTAACACGGCAGGATTTTAA
- a CDS encoding predicted protein, with the protein MAGVSVSSYVLHFVGYVFVCIALILVTLLALPLILAQIARLRQPACVWKSRRSSLFVGRVWHTRHRPTKHAFTYPLFIFALDLQEVEDEDNGLFEKQLWPLSWIISYRPTDHLKGHTAQVQRSSGQRRLRNSSLLSQKIYEFVALKTNGKFQPSDKTHRIVLVTHLSYYGYCFNPVSFYYLLDNSSNSTTAAIVAEVSNTPWNEMYCYVLHPDSEDIKTVSRREDSTNYVFQKNFHVSPFMEMDYVYDWVFRDFDGGGIPSNIHVATGMKRVDGSLQFLATMNVHRKGMDPLTLAWQIVSYPFYCVIIQIWIHYEAFWLFAKGITFQPHPTGAESMASRAIGSIMTPFFLVHTWLTKKTQ; encoded by the coding sequence ATGGCGGGCGTGTCGGTCTCTTCATATGTGCTACATTTTGTGGGCTATGTTTTCGTTTGCATCGCTCTGATACTGGTCACGTTGTTGGCGTTACCGTTGATTCTGGCACAAATTGCCAGACTTCGCCAACCAGCGTGTGTATGGAAGTCTCGACGGTCTTCGCTCTTCGTTGGTCGTGTGTGGCATACCCGACACCGACCCACCAAGCACGCATTCACGTATCCCCTGTTTATATTTGCACTAGATTTGCAAGAAGTCGAGGATGAGGACAATGGCTTGTTTGAAAAACAACTGTGGCCGCTGTCGTGGATCATATCGTATCGACCTACAGATCATTTAAAAGGCCACACTGCACAAGTACAAAGGAGTAGTGGACAGAGACGCCTCCGCAATTCATCGCTCTTGAGCCAAAAAATCTATGAATTTGTTGCTCTGAAGACCAACGGGAAATTCCAACCTTCTGACAAGACGCATCGAATTGTGTTGGTAACTCATCTATCCTACTACGGCTACTGCTTCAATCCAGTCAGCTTCTACTATCTGCTCGATAATTCTTCAAACAGTACAACGGCTGCGATCGTTGCGGAAGTTTCCAACACGCCTTGGAACGAAATGTATTGCTACGTCTTGCATCCAGACAGTGAGGACATTAAGACCGTATCGCGAAGGGAAGATTCCACGAACTATGTCTTTCAAAAGAATTTTCACGTTTCACCCTTTATGGAAATGGATTATGTCTATGATTGGGTCTTTCGGGATTTTGATGGCGGTGGCATACCGTCAAATATTCACGTTGCCACTGGAATGAAACGAGTGGACGGCTCTTTGCAGTTTTTGGCCACTATGAACGTCCACCGCAAAGGAATGGATCCGCTCACTCTGGCTTGGCAAATCGTCTCGTATCCATTCTACTGCGTCATAATTCAAATATGGATTCATTACGAGGCCTTTTGGCTATTTGCGAAAGGGATTACCTTCCAGCCGCACCCTACCGGCGCAGAAAGCATGGCAAGCAGGGCGATTGGCTCGATCATGACGcctttctttcttgttcATACTTGGTTGACAAAAAAGACGCAATGA